In the genome of Mucilaginibacter sp. 14171R-50, the window AAATATAACCATGAGCCAACCAATCAACTTACCTACCGGATTCCACTTCCCTGCCGAATGGGCTAAACATACTGCCACATGGCTTAGCTGGCCGCATAAGGAGGCTTCGTGGCCGGGTAAACTGGGGATGATCTACGGTAAGTATGCTGAGTTTATCGAAGTGCTTACCGAGGGTGAAATTGTCCGCATTAACGTAGTTGATGAGCAAATGGCGGCCTTTGCCAAACAACAGCTGGATGTGGTTGGCGCCGATCTGCGCAAGGTTGAGTTTTTTGAGTTTGGAACAAACGATGCCTGGTGCCGCGATCATGGTCCGGCTTTTTTGGTGAACTACGATACTAAAGAAAAAGTAATTGTAGACTGGGGCTATAACGCCTGGGGCGATAAGTATCCTCCGTACGATCTGGATGATGTTATCCCAACAAAAATAGCCAACCACTTTAACCTGCCGGTGTATAACCCCGGTATTGTAATGGAAGGCGGCTCGGTTGATTTTAACGGCGCGGGCACTTTGCTTACCACCACCGCCTGCCTGCTCAATAAAAACCGTAATCCGCATTTAAACCAGCAGCAGATTGAAGGCTACCTGCAAAACTACTACGGTGTTGAGCAAATACTTTGGCTGGGGGATGGTATTGTTGGCGACGATACCGACGGCCACATTGACGACATTACCCGCTTTGTAAACACAGATACCGTGGTTACCGTTGTGGAAGAAAACAAGAACGACGAGAACTACCACATACTGCAGGAGAACCTGCAAACCCTGAAAACCATGCGCCTGCTAAACGGCAAACAGCTGAACATTGTTGAGCTGCCCATGCCCGAGCCGGTGATATACGATGACCAGCGCCTGCCGGCATCGTACGCCAACTTTTATATTGGCAATGCCGCGGTGGTGGTGCCTACTTACCGGTCGCATCATGACGATAAGGCTTTGGATATTTTACAAGGCTGCTTTCCCGACCGGAAGGTGGTAGGCATCGATTCCACGGACATCATCTGGGGCCTGGGGAGTTTCCATTGCCTGAGCCAGCAGGAGCCGGCGGTGTAGTTTCTGGCAGCACAACATAATACCAAGGCGCATGAAATAATCCTTTCTTTTGATACACTTCAACACTTGTACCTAAAGGGAGAGATAAGTATTGTTGCCTGGTTACGCTCTCGCTTTGATTTTCTATTTGTCCTGGCCAGGCCGCTATTTTAAAGTAGTAATGGGTGCCGCCTTTGCCCTTTGTTATGTAAGCATCTATTACAGAACTTTGATACATTACAGGTTTTGAATAATCAAATACCTGGTTTACCAATACATTTAATCCAAAACCATAGGCCATAGAAGTAATGGCGATAGCTGCTATTTGTGTATTTATATTTTTTACTGATCTGTCCAATCCGTTTTTATACAAAAAAATAAACAGCACCACTGCAATTAGCAAAGCGGGAAATAAAATAGGTAGAAAATTCAACACGTGATTGTCTATCAGCGCTGCCATTAATACCGACGCAACCAAAAACATAAAACCAAACCCAATTGCAGGGTAACTACTTTTATCACCTTCATTAAAGAACTTTACGATGTGCTGCGACCTTGATAAGATGTACAACCCACCAACAGGGCATGCAATACCAATAAACACCATCACGTAACTTTGTTGCGCCACAATAGCAATAAATGGCATCATAAATCCAAAAAGGTTGTATCCAAGGGCTTCCAGTTTCGCCTTATCAATATTTTCCTTACGTTCCGGTTCGGAGTCTCCTATGCTTTCATCCTGCAATATCATCTTCTCCCGGGCGGCATATTCAATTTTATCCAGATCTGTAAAATTGCCTTTTATCCATTTAAAAAGGTCTTCAGACCGATAATAGTCGTTAAAATTTCTTATGATAAGCTTTTCACCCGAATTTGTCTCTAAGCTTACATATTTCTGTTTTGCTCTGTACCCCAAAATATCAACTATAGCCACTCGCTTATTGCGAAAGATATTCTTGTAAATAATAGCGGTATTGGTGATAACAACCTTTCTTATGATAAGATTGATAAACAAGGCAAACAGCATTATTGCCGGCGATAAAATAAATATGTAAACCGACTTGTTATCTTGTGCCCGGGTTGCTATTAAGTTTATAAGAAGTACTGCTATCCCGGCCATTATCAACCCGTAAATCATCTTCCAAAAAAGCCCCACCCTATACTCCTGTGCCATTGTAATTAATTAGGTATCCTAAAGTATGCAGAAATATGTATATGGCTACACATAATTTTTTACCGACAATTTACACCCCCTTACCGACTACTTTAATGATATTGCCAATATTGAGTTTGCATATCTGCAATCTTAAGTTAGTTTTGGTTAACATTAAATAGAACAATACCATGTCCGATCATATAAACGATTTAAACCGCACCCCAAAAAACAAGGTTTTAGCCGGGGTAATCCTATTGGCAGTGGGCGGTATACTGCTTATAAAACAATTCAACTTTTTCTTTTTCCCCGGCTGGCTGTTCAGTTGGCCAATGTGGGTTATAGTTTGGGGGCTTTACTATGGCGCCAAACACAACTTCCGTAAACCGTTTTGGTTTATACTGGTCATTATCGGCGTAGGCAATTTACTTGACGAGGCGTTTCCAAGTTTTGACGTAACCGCGGTTACATGGCCGGTATTGCTGATCGCTTTTGGCCTGTGGATCATCATGAGGAAAAGAGGTGAAGCCCATACAGAAACCACCGCTTATTGGGATAAAAAATACAGCGCTGACGCTTACACAGGCGATAAACCCTTGGCAAATTTTGACACCGCGAACAACGGCGACGAAGCGGCTAACCCTACCGGCAGCATGCCGCCCCCCTCTGAAGACGATTTCTTAAACGCTACCGCCATTTTTGGCGGGGTTAATAAAACCATTCTGTCAAAAAATTTCAGGGGCGGCGATATCACCAATGTTTTTGGTGGTACCGAGCTTGATTTTACACAGGCCGATATTCACGGACGGGTTATTATTGACATTACCCAAATGTTTGGCGGTACAAAAATAATAGTTCCGGCCAACTGGCATGTAGTGCCCGACCTTGCGGCTGTATTTGCGGGCGTTGATGATAAAAGAATAA includes:
- a CDS encoding agmatine/peptidylarginine deiminase, which codes for MSQPINLPTGFHFPAEWAKHTATWLSWPHKEASWPGKLGMIYGKYAEFIEVLTEGEIVRINVVDEQMAAFAKQQLDVVGADLRKVEFFEFGTNDAWCRDHGPAFLVNYDTKEKVIVDWGYNAWGDKYPPYDLDDVIPTKIANHFNLPVYNPGIVMEGGSVDFNGAGTLLTTTACLLNKNRNPHLNQQQIEGYLQNYYGVEQILWLGDGIVGDDTDGHIDDITRFVNTDTVVTVVEENKNDENYHILQENLQTLKTMRLLNGKQLNIVELPMPEPVIYDDQRLPASYANFYIGNAAVVVPTYRSHHDDKALDILQGCFPDRKVVGIDSTDIIWGLGSFHCLSQQEPAV
- a CDS encoding LiaF domain-containing protein codes for the protein MSDHINDLNRTPKNKVLAGVILLAVGGILLIKQFNFFFFPGWLFSWPMWVIVWGLYYGAKHNFRKPFWFILVIIGVGNLLDEAFPSFDVTAVTWPVLLIAFGLWIIMRKRGEAHTETTAYWDKKYSADAYTGDKPLANFDTANNGDEAANPTGSMPPPSEDDFLNATAIFGGVNKTILSKNFRGGDITNVFGGTELDFTQADIHGRVIIDITQMFGGTKIIVPANWHVVPDLAAVFAGVDDKRIKQAKTSTTDKVLVLKGVSVFAGIDIRSY